A window of Hordeum vulgare subsp. vulgare chromosome 5H, MorexV3_pseudomolecules_assembly, whole genome shotgun sequence genomic DNA:
CTCATGGAGAAGCCGTGCCTCCCACTCATGGAGAAAGCGGCAGCCGAAGCCTTTGGCCGTCACTCCGTCGTCGGGGAATCGCTTCGCCATGGCCTCGGGGGAGAGAGATTTTCGGGCGGTGGAAGAGAGAAAGATGGGGAGGGGATGGATGGCGAGTGTGCGGCAAGCGGCGGCGAGGCACGACTTTTATAGCGGGGAGAAGACGTGACCGGGAAAAGACGGGACGCGCGACGGCTCGGCATCACTGCGCTGCCAGACCTTGGAAACCCAACCAGCGGCGCGGGAGCCGAGGCGATGAGAAGGAAGCCTCTCGGCAACGTGCAGTCGCTGACTCGGCGGGTCCACGCGGGAGGAATTTGGTGCAGTTTTGTTTTCGTACCGAATTCCTTTCCCCCGGGCCCCCCAGCGAGCTGGGTTCGTCCTGGGTCCGCCGGCGCCAATTTCTgcattttttttggggggggggggacggccTGTTGGGgggcggctggagatgctcttagtctcTACACGATTAATAAAACCTCATAAATATTCTGTGAAGCTACTAAACAATTGATTGCATAATACAGTGGTTCCGCCAGGACTATTGGTTAGTACCATAATATTTATATCTTCAAGAAGTACACTGCGATCTTTAATTTTGTTGTTTCTTGCTCTCTTACTATCAGGAGTAAAACCAGAGCGACTAGCTGAGGGTCTATCCCCTAGACATTGTGCATTATCTCTTGTTGGCGAACCAATTATGTACCCAGAGATAAATACTCTGGTTGATGACCTACATCGCAGACACATATCTACGTTTCTGGTTACAAATGCCCAATTTCCTGAGAAGATTAAGGCGCTGAAACCTATCACCCAGGTAGCATTCTCAATAGACTGAACTTAAGATCCAGAACTGGGCAAAATGCCCAGACAACGCATTCTTGAGATAATTGTAATGCCTCTATGGTTGCAGCTGTATGTCAGTGTGGATGCAGCTACAAAAGAAAGTCTGAAGGCTGTTGACAGGCCACTCTTTTCAGACTTCTGGGAGCGTTTTCTGGTATATATGCAGAAATATTTGCAGATGCACGCCATGAATATGATTTACAAATACTAACTCCAATATTGTGTCTATTTCTTTGACACTTCACTAGGATTCGCTCAAGTCCCTGCATGACAAAGATCAAAGGACGGTGTACCGACTGACATTGGTCAAAGGCTGGAATGTGGAAGAGATTGATGCATATGCAAACTTGCTAAAGCTTGGGCAACCTGATTTCATTGAAGTCAAGGGTGTAACATACTGTGGCTCGTAAGTGCATTTTAAAGAAAAGAAAATACCACCTGCTAATTCTGGCTTGGCGGCTTCTTGGGTTGCTGATCTTCTCAGCTGATATTCTTTGGTAATGCATACAGGTCAGCAACTTCAAAGTTGACAATGGAAAATGTCCCCTGGCATGCTGATGTAAAAGAATTCTCTGAGGTGTTGGCAACAAAAAGTGGTGGCGTGTATGAATTAGCCTGTGAGCATGTGCATTCCTGTTGTGTCCTGCTTGCAAAGGTAGACAAGTTTAAGATCAATGGCAAATGGCATACATGGATAGATTACGACCGATTCAATGAACTGGTGAGCTTTCCTTCAAGGATAATTAATACTGGGGTTGAGCATTTGTCTTGGTGTAGAAGTTAATATTCTGCATGCATTATCTATTGGTAGGCCACCAAAATGAAATCGTCTTGTACATCCTATGGTTACATGCAAGTattattatatgatatgcattaaAAAAATGCAAATAACATTACTAGATCATCTTATAATATGCATATGTACAAAATTGTGCAAAAAAAAGATCATTAGGTTTGTTGCACACATGCAAAAATATGTGCAAAAATATGGTCATATTTTTGCACGAACTTTTGCCTGTGTACATATCCTAACATGTTCTGGCACTATGTTGCTTTGGGAAATTTAATGCTGCACAAGTATTTTAAATTAACAAATTGGTGCATATGAAGTTATGGTTCATAAATTCCATGTTGAAGATTGTACTATTTTTTAGCCTATATATTTTGCCTCGTGTTTATGTACGTTCCTATCAGATGGCAGGGAGAAATTGTGATGTACTCAACTTTGACGTAGATAGAGATTGAGACGTGACCGATAAAAAAGATAGTTTCATCGGAGTTGACATTTGTTCGCCAATGCAGGTGATGTCTGGCAAGCCTTTCAAAAGCAGCGATTACATGGCCGTGACACCTTCTTGGGCCGTCTATGGCGCAGACGAAGGCGGCTTCGATCCAGATCAAGCTCGCTTCAAGAAGGAAAGGCGCCATGGAGCCGCAGCACTCAAAGGCTAACCTTGACCAATCTTGTCACCAAGCCATATGGATGAGACGGCTCATTTCATCAGAGACTAACATGTCTACCACCACATCCCAGGAGCCAAAATTTTGGAAATCAAGAATTGTGGAGAGTGGGGCTCCGGTGCCATTATTTTGTTTGGCTGCAGTGTTTGCAACATgtacctctttttttttttttttggggcCCGACGAACTGTAGTGATGTTTACAACTGAGATTTTGAAAAACAGGTTAAATGGAGACTTTTCTGTCTGATTGCTTAGACTGATGGATATAGGTTGGTACCAGTGACACTTCTCTTCCTATCAAGGCCTACAATGTTGGAAGCAGCCACATTTTTGCCGAAATTGCTCGCCCCATTCAGCCCATACAGTATAGGATGTTGCTAGATAAGTACTCGTGGAGTTACACTTTGTTGTTTTTCTAGAAGACACTTTGGCTTTGTTTACATAGAGGGATCCTGAAGTTAGCAGTACCTCGATGGCTTGACCGGCTTACTCTGTTGGAATTTCCCCTTTTGAAGAAAGAGAACTTCCTCAATGATTTATGGAGTTCTTAGATAAATTGGTATTCAGATGGCACCTGCACCGGGAATATCAGTTCTGattgctactccctccttccggaAATACTTATCGTAAGaatagatgtatctagatgtGTTTTAGTTCTAGATAAATCCATTTTTATTCATTTGTACAATAAGTAAttccagacggagggagtataaatttTCAGTTTAGATTGTTGTTAAACCTGAAATATTGTTGTGTCGGTTATTTTGGTCCAGAAGTCTGATTTAGTCATGGCAGTGAGAATATTGAAAGAATTCCTGCGATTATACGTGCACGCTTACTAGCATGAAACCCAATGTCTTTTTAGCACTTGGAGGCAAAACAAATCCCACAACCCTGGACTGGGCGCAAAACAGCAGCAGACATTTGTTACAGACCCGATGAAAAACTGCGAGCAAAGTGAACAAAAGATGCAAGAGGCTGCATTTAAATCTCCCATCCTTCTTGTGAAGTCCCAGCAGTAGAATGCATCAACCaggcacctcatttgctatttgctCGAATAGCGCTACTCCCCAGGTCAGCGCCTCGCGATTCACCTGTTTTATCTGCAAAATAAACCATGAGTTAAGCCAGTATTCAACTAGATGGACCACCACATCAGGATCACCAATCTCATTCTCAAAGCAAGCACGATCCCAGCATTTCCAAATCGTCCACAAAATGGACGCCACCTCAAGCAGCCACAATCAACTTCCTTTCATGCTTCTTAAAACTGGGGAGCCAGGAACCAAAGAGTTCACTCACAGCATCAGAAACTTGGCCAAAGCCAAATGCGCATTTCATTATATTCCATGCCAGGAGCCACAGTAACTAACAGAAACCATCTCCACGCCATCACAATCAGCAAGGTCTGTTTCTGCACAAGGTTCCTGAATACTCTCCCAAAGAGTCGGAGTATCACCCCCCACATAAGGTTCTTCTAAATTTAACATAGTACCATCCATTCTTCAGAACATCTGCAACACCAACATTTTTAGTTAGGCAAATGCTATACAGGTGAGGATAGGATTGCACTAATGGCCTATTACCAATCCACCAATCTTCCCGAAACTCGTGTGTCTGCCATTTAACCACATGGTGTTTGCATAAATAAACAAGAAACCTTTTTTTGTTGGCAATTAACCCAGCCCAGAACTGGGAATCACAAGGTTTAATTTTAACACCGGACAGGCATTGATTCTCCACGTATTTGTTTCTTAACAGAAGCTGCCCAGACAGGGGAAATCACGTCACCAGCAACCAATTCTGCCTATTCATGAGGAACTTTGTAGTGATAATTTTGAAACTCACCTTGAGGAGACAAGCGGGTCTAAACTTTTGTATTCCTTTAGCATCCTTGCATTTTGGGATCAAGGTAACTAAGCCATAACTAAGCCTAGAGATATCTATTTGTCCACTATGAAAGTCATCAAGCAAAGATTTCAAATCCCACTTGATGAGTTCCCAGAATTTTTGGTAAAATTTAGCCGGAACCCATTTGGgccaggtgatccatctggaataCCGCAGAGTGCTGATATGTATGCACCATAGACCCGTCGGTTAGATCTGCCAGAATGAACCAACAAACAAAAATTCCTCCTTCCCTGGGAACCAAAAATTCCTCCTACCAATAATCTTTGCACGAGCACAGCCCATCCCTGAAATGGTGGAACCTGGTGGCATCCCGAAGGATGATCTCCCTGTCCGCGACCTTGGAGATGAACTTGATCGCCGTATGGCAGTCGTTGCACACCCGCAGGTTCTTCATGACCCGCAGCGTCATGCCCTCCGGCGTGGCCAGGAGGCCGAACGCGATGGCGAGCTTCTCGCTGTGCCGGCTCAGCATCTCCTCCTTGAGCTCGTCGTCGACGTCGTGCAGGACCGACTGGAGGTCCGGGATGAAGCCTGCCTTCTTGATATCCTGCCACGTCTTGGCAGCCATCCTGTAGACAGCCTCCCTCTGCGGGTGCAGGGTGTCGTCCGCCCCAAAGACATGGACCCTGCCACGCACGTGCGTCCAGCTGAAccccgtctccttcctcacagccCCGTCCTTCCTCCGCTTCCAGGTCTTCGCCGCGTCGCCCCACCTCCCGCAGGCGGCGTAGACATTGCAGAGGGCCGAGTAGGCACCGCTGTTGCCAGGGTCGATCGACAACAGCTTCTCCGCCGCGAGCTCCGCCAGCTCTGCGTTCTTGTGCACTCTGCAGGCTGAGAGAAGTGCCCCCCAGGCTATCGCGTCGGGCTCCACTGGCATCTGCCGGATGAACTCCTGAGCCTCGGAGAGCAGACCGCTGCGGGCGAGCAGGTCGACCATGCACGCGTAGTGGCTCATCTCAGGCGCAATGCTGTGCTTGTCCTGCATCTGCTGGTAGTACATCCTCCCTTGGTCTACAAAGCCGGCGTGGGTGCACGCCGAGAACACGCCCACATAGGTTATCCGGTCCGGCTCCACGCCGACACGAAGCATTTCTTCAAACAGGCCAACGGCATCTTCTCCCAGGCCATGCTGCGCCAAGGCTACGATCATCGACGTCCATGTCACCGTCTCCTTGCGCCAGCGGACCTGACCAAACACCCTCCTGGCCAATGGCAGGCTGCCTGACCTTGCGTACATGGTGACGATGGCGTTGCTGACGGAGCTGGATTGCTCCTGCAGTGACCTGATGGCCTTGCAGTGGATCTGCTTGCCGTAGTCAAGGCACGCCAGGCTCGCGCAGACGCTAAGAACAGCAGCAAGAGTATAGCTGTTTGGGTCTGGTCCGCTTCTGATCATTGACCTGAAGAGCTCCATAGCCTCGTCGTTGTGACCATTCTGCTCGTAGCCGACGATCATCGCAGTCCAGGCGACGACATCTCGATCACTCATAACATCGAAGATCTCCCTTGCACGCTTCATATCGCCAAGCTTAACATAGCCTTCCAGGAGAGCAGTGAAGGATATCACATTCAGATCGGCCACCACTGCCTGGTCCATCACCCCCCTGGCATTCTCGACACTGCCGGACTTGGCATACATTGAGATGAGCGCATTGGTGACCTGACCGACACACGGCATTCCGCTTGTCAAGATGTATGCGTGCACCTGCTTTCCTATGCTCACCATACGAAGGTTGGCGCAGGCTGACAGTACACTGGTGATTGTGAATTCATCCGGCACCATGGAAGAAGAATCCCGCAGCATCCGCGAGAAGAACCGCAATGCCTTGGCGTCAAGCCCGTTCTGGTTGTACCCCGTGATGATTGCGTTCCATGAGACGATGGTCCGGTCCGGCATGGTCTCGAACAAGGACACGGCAAGGTCCATCCTCCCCAGACGCGCGTCCAGCGACACCATGGCGTTCCAGCTCGACACGCTCCGCAGCGGCATCCTTTCAAACACGGCCCTCGCCGTCTCGGCGTCCCCGCACTTGCCGTACATGTTGAGCACCGAGTTGGCCACAGGCACGCAGCCGCCCAGGCCGAGCTTGACGACGAAGGAGTGCACCCTCCTCCCGGCCCCGCCAGCCTCCACGGCCGCGCACGAGGAGAGCACGTTCGTGAGCGTGAACTGCGTCGGCGCCAGCCCGTCCCCAACCATGTCCAGGAACGCCTCGACGGCCTCCCAGAAGCGGCGGGCGCGGTTGAGCCCCACGACCATGACGGTCCACGACACGGCGTCGCGCTCGGGCATTTCCGCGAACACGGCGCGCGCGTCGGCCAGGCGGCCCGACTTGGCGTAGGCCGACAGCAGCGAGTTCCACGTGAACACGTTCCGCCGCGCCGCGGGGACCTCGTCGAACAGGCGCCGCGCCTCCCggaggccgccgcctcctccggcggcgGCGTAGTAGGAGAGGAGGTTGTTGCAGAGGTAGGCGCTGGCGAGGAGGCCGACCTTGACGGCGCGCGCGTGGACGGCGCGCCCGGCGCCCGGGTTGGCGGCCGCGCCGCAGAGACGCAGGAGGCGCGCGCagtggtcggcggcggcggccagcgCCGTCCGCGGCGGCCCGGCGTGGGGCTCCAGGTCCAGGGCGGCGGCATCTCGCATGTCGCGGGAAAGTTAGCGGGCCGCGGCCCACCGGATTAGCAAAACcggctcgctcgctcgctcgctcgccccACTTTCCCCAAACCGAAACCGAAACAGCCAGCTCGCCAACAGTTTTGTCCTCTTGTCTCTCTCCGCCGACGACCGAAGTCGCACGGCAGAGCACCGCCGCGCCGGCCgccggggaagaggaggagggggagatgaCGGTGGGGATGATCAACGCGAACCCGGTGGTGCACGAGCGGCCGGAGCGCGCCGCCCACCCCGCGCACGCGGCGCTCGACGCGCTCGACGTCTTCGGTAACTACGGGATCCCCTACTCGGTTCCCCTCTTTCGTTTTTTCCTCCCTCCATTGATTGGCTGGCTTCAGCAACGGGGAGCTAACGGATTtgggtgtgtgtgtttgtgtgtgtgtgtgtgtgtgtgtgtgtgtgtgcagataCGGTGCGGGACAT
This region includes:
- the LOC123452456 gene encoding pentatricopeptide repeat-containing protein At2g22070, whose amino-acid sequence is MRDAAALDLEPHAGPPRTALAAAADHCARLLRLCGAAANPGAGRAVHARAVKVGLLASAYLCNNLLSYYAAAGGGGGLREARRLFDEVPAARRNVFTWNSLLSAYAKSGRLADARAVFAEMPERDAVSWTVMVVGLNRARRFWEAVEAFLDMVGDGLAPTQFTLTNVLSSCAAVEAGGAGRRVHSFVVKLGLGGCVPVANSVLNMYGKCGDAETARAVFERMPLRSVSSWNAMVSLDARLGRMDLAVSLFETMPDRTIVSWNAIITGYNQNGLDAKALRFFSRMLRDSSSMVPDEFTITSVLSACANLRMVSIGKQVHAYILTSGMPCVGQVTNALISMYAKSGSVENARGVMDQAVVADLNVISFTALLEGYVKLGDMKRAREIFDVMSDRDVVAWTAMIVGYEQNGHNDEAMELFRSMIRSGPDPNSYTLAAVLSVCASLACLDYGKQIHCKAIRSLQEQSSSVSNAIVTMYARSGSLPLARRVFGQVRWRKETVTWTSMIVALAQHGLGEDAVGLFEEMLRVGVEPDRITYVGVFSACTHAGFVDQGRMYYQQMQDKHSIAPEMSHYACMVDLLARSGLLSEAQEFIRQMPVEPDAIAWGALLSACRVHKNAELAELAAEKLLSIDPGNSGAYSALCNVYAACGRWGDAAKTWKRRKDGAVRKETGFSWTHVRGRVHVFGADDTLHPQREAVYRMAAKTWQDIKKAGFIPDLQSVLHDVDDELKEEMLSRHSEKLAIAFGLLATPEGMTLRVMKNLRVCNDCHTAIKFISKVADREIILRDATRFHHFRDGLCSCKDYW